Proteins from a genomic interval of Kitasatospora herbaricolor:
- a CDS encoding protein kinase domain-containing protein — translation MSAQSVGPYRVLRRLGAGGMGDVYLATTDSGRPVAVKTVQPQYAADAEFRRRFTQEVAAAGAVNGAYTVAVVDADTEAEIPWLATEFVVGPSLHEAVKRHGPLTGPALQVVGAGLVEALAAIHRARIIHRDLKPSNIMVTRDGPRVIDFGISKPMVDSLPTASGEIIGTPGFMSPEHAAGEDLTPASDVFSLGAVLAFAATGRPPFGDGPAAVLIYRSAEELPDLDGVPPELVGLLVRCLDRDPARRPAPAELAAAFRYGPAVGTDWMGGAERTVRRRERDLDRVLRDPNGTRRRLLVLGGALLATAATGGAAKLLWPGPGAGAPPKAWSVTLPRAGMTPVGCGPAAVVCADRTGVVGYDRTDGHTLWSSTAETGILPVGDGSRVWTVDSAGLVQARDARNGTTLWRSADTVPGAQSLALPMSGLLLVTGKDGALHAYDATGGDRLWTGAALGTSYRLQGMASAGLLVVTTLSDQATSGAFHFTVLDRATGRRRWSLDAQDLYTPPTGGRLYALTSDLALAAVDGQDGATAWSRPTGLPSASATMYAGAYQGSLSLREGVITCLPYGTATAPDGRVDTAAFDPAEGTRLWSGPHSGSVTGIADAAGVLVLGGPRGASGTDLRTGRSVWTWQSSQGAATVRGSAGKQVLLTAPTAAGGTTLQALTAAGGTPQWQQTFARQPGDPQVLLQDSALLVGYGATLTAYHLPSS, via the coding sequence ATGAGCGCGCAGAGCGTCGGCCCCTACCGCGTCCTTCGGCGGCTCGGCGCGGGCGGCATGGGCGACGTGTACCTGGCCACCACCGACAGCGGACGCCCCGTCGCGGTGAAGACCGTGCAGCCGCAGTACGCCGCCGATGCCGAGTTCCGGCGCAGGTTCACCCAGGAGGTGGCGGCGGCCGGGGCGGTCAACGGGGCCTACACCGTGGCGGTGGTGGATGCCGACACCGAGGCGGAAATCCCCTGGCTGGCGACCGAGTTCGTCGTCGGCCCGTCCTTGCACGAGGCCGTGAAGCGGCACGGCCCGCTCACCGGTCCCGCGCTGCAGGTCGTGGGGGCGGGGCTGGTGGAGGCGCTGGCCGCGATCCACCGTGCCCGGATCATCCACCGCGACCTGAAGCCTTCGAACATCATGGTCACCCGGGACGGTCCGAGGGTCATCGACTTCGGCATCAGCAAGCCGATGGTGGACTCGCTGCCCACCGCGAGCGGTGAGATCATCGGCACCCCCGGGTTCATGTCCCCCGAACACGCGGCGGGTGAGGACCTCACCCCTGCCAGTGACGTGTTCTCACTGGGCGCCGTCCTGGCCTTCGCCGCCACCGGACGCCCACCCTTCGGCGACGGGCCGGCGGCGGTGCTGATCTACCGGTCCGCCGAGGAGCTCCCGGACCTCGACGGGGTGCCGCCGGAACTGGTGGGACTGCTGGTGCGCTGCCTGGACCGGGACCCGGCCCGGCGGCCCGCTCCGGCCGAACTCGCCGCAGCCTTCCGGTACGGTCCGGCGGTCGGCACCGACTGGATGGGCGGGGCCGAGCGGACGGTGCGCCGACGCGAGCGGGACCTGGACCGGGTGCTGAGGGACCCGAACGGCACCCGGCGGCGCCTGCTCGTCCTCGGCGGAGCCCTGCTCGCCACGGCCGCCACCGGAGGCGCGGCCAAGCTGCTGTGGCCCGGCCCGGGCGCCGGCGCGCCCCCGAAGGCCTGGTCGGTCACGCTCCCCCGGGCCGGCATGACTCCGGTCGGCTGCGGACCGGCGGCGGTGGTGTGCGCGGACCGCACCGGAGTGGTCGGCTACGACCGCACCGACGGGCACACGCTGTGGAGCAGCACCGCGGAGACCGGCATCCTCCCGGTCGGCGACGGCAGCCGGGTGTGGACCGTGGACTCGGCCGGCCTGGTGCAGGCGCGCGACGCCCGCAACGGCACGACGCTCTGGCGTTCGGCCGACACCGTTCCCGGTGCGCAGTCCCTCGCCCTGCCCATGTCCGGCCTGCTGCTGGTCACCGGCAAGGACGGCGCGTTGCACGCCTACGACGCGACCGGCGGGGACCGGCTCTGGACCGGCGCCGCGCTCGGCACCTCCTACCGTCTCCAGGGCATGGCCTCGGCGGGCCTGCTGGTCGTGACGACGCTCTCGGACCAGGCCACGAGCGGCGCGTTCCACTTCACGGTGCTCGACCGCGCGACCGGGCGCCGGCGCTGGTCGCTCGACGCCCAGGACCTGTACACACCGCCGACCGGCGGCCGGCTGTACGCCTTGACCTCGGACCTGGCTCTCGCCGCGGTGGACGGCCAGGACGGCGCCACCGCATGGAGCCGGCCCACCGGCCTTCCGTCCGCCTCCGCGACGATGTACGCCGGCGCCTACCAGGGTTCGCTCTCGCTCCGCGAGGGCGTGATCACCTGCCTGCCGTACGGGACCGCGACGGCCCCGGACGGGCGGGTCGACACGGCCGCCTTCGATCCTGCCGAGGGCACCCGGCTCTGGAGCGGCCCGCACAGCGGCTCCGTCACCGGGATCGCGGACGCCGCAGGGGTGCTCGTCCTGGGCGGGCCACGGGGCGCGTCCGGCACCGACCTGCGCACCGGGCGCAGCGTCTGGACCTGGCAGTCGTCCCAGGGCGCCGCCACCGTCCGGGGCTCCGCCGGAAAGCAGGTCCTCCTCACCGCACCCACCGCCGCCGGCGGGACCACCCTGCAGGCGCTCACCGCCGCCGGCGGCACGCCGCAGTGGCAGCAGACCTTCGCCCGGCAGCCGGGCGATCCGCAGGTCCTCCTCCAGGACTCGGCCCTGCTGGTCGGCTACGGGGCCACGCTGACCGCCTACCACCTGCCCAGCAGCTGA
- a CDS encoding SpoIIE family protein phosphatase translates to MVEQPDRVRTVSKRSLAAKNPLGKTPRSVAGQVFVLQVVVVVLLVLGAILALVLESRHASDAEARNRSVAVAETFAHSPGLREALKSPSPTAVLQPLTEETRQQAGVDFIVVMDTHGIRYTHPLPDRIGKQFVGTIGPSLAGQVYTESVHGPLGHEVQAVVPVKAPDGSVVGLVSAGLKVKNVASAGNRQLPVILGTGAAALAVATTGTALVARRLKRQTRGLGPAEMTRMYEHHNAVLHAVREGVVIVGQDKRLLLANDEARELLGLPADAEGRYLGELRGLDPDTEELLLSGRVATDEVHRATGRLLVVNQRPTDRHGGSMGTVATIRDSTELLALAGKAEVAGSRLALLYEAGIGIGTSLDVVRTAEELAGLAVPGFADFVTVDLADPVLHGDEPSGTRLDLRRVAVSGIQEDHPFYPRGKLIDFVPSTPQAQGFGSGRSQVVPDLSVAHGWQAQDPEWTRRIVDHGVHSLLTIPVTARGIILGVANFWRSRKPGPFDDGDRSLGEELVARAAVSIDNARRYTREHAMAVTLQRSLLPRALPEQSALDVAHRYLPAQSGVSGDWFDVIPLPGSRVALVVGDVVGHGLHAAATMGRLRTAVHNFSTLDLPPDELLGHLDELVNRIDQEESDSGTGTGVTGATCLYAIYDPVSRLCTIATAGHPVPALVGLDGGVVFPELPVGPPLGVGGMPFETTQVRLAEGTQIVLYTDGLIEERTRDFDVGMELLREALSHRDRQPEENCRAVLDALLPERPQDDVALLIAKTRVLDADRIAEREVPSDPAAVADVRAWITATLDRWDLADLTFGTELVLSELVTNAIRYGSPPVRVRLLRDRSLICEVTDGSSTSPHLKYAATTDEGGRGLFLVAQLTERWGTRYTSQGKIIWAEQPLPAPDEARA, encoded by the coding sequence ATGGTCGAACAGCCCGACCGAGTCCGAACCGTATCGAAGCGGTCGCTGGCGGCGAAGAATCCTCTCGGGAAGACTCCTCGGAGCGTTGCCGGCCAGGTCTTCGTGCTGCAGGTCGTGGTGGTGGTGCTGCTCGTCCTCGGGGCGATCCTGGCGCTGGTCCTGGAGTCGCGGCACGCCAGCGACGCCGAGGCCCGAAATCGTTCGGTCGCCGTCGCGGAGACCTTCGCGCACTCCCCCGGCCTCCGCGAAGCACTGAAGTCCCCGTCGCCGACGGCGGTGCTCCAGCCCTTGACGGAGGAGACGCGCCAGCAGGCCGGGGTGGACTTCATCGTGGTCATGGACACCCACGGGATCCGGTACACGCACCCGTTGCCCGACCGGATCGGCAAACAGTTCGTCGGAACCATCGGCCCCTCGCTGGCCGGCCAGGTCTACACCGAGAGCGTGCACGGCCCGCTCGGCCACGAGGTCCAGGCGGTGGTGCCCGTCAAGGCCCCCGACGGGTCGGTCGTGGGTCTGGTGTCGGCCGGGCTCAAGGTCAAGAACGTCGCCTCGGCCGGCAACCGGCAGCTGCCCGTCATTCTCGGCACCGGCGCAGCCGCCCTCGCGGTGGCCACGACCGGGACCGCCCTGGTCGCCAGGCGGCTCAAGCGCCAGACGCGCGGCCTGGGCCCGGCCGAGATGACCCGCATGTACGAGCACCACAACGCCGTCCTGCACGCCGTCCGGGAGGGCGTGGTCATCGTCGGGCAGGACAAGCGGTTGCTCCTCGCGAACGACGAGGCGAGGGAGCTGCTCGGACTGCCGGCCGACGCGGAGGGCCGGTACCTGGGCGAGCTGCGGGGTCTCGACCCCGACACCGAGGAGCTGCTGCTCTCGGGCCGGGTGGCCACGGACGAGGTGCACCGGGCCACCGGCCGGTTGCTCGTGGTGAACCAGCGGCCGACCGACCGGCACGGCGGTTCGATGGGGACGGTCGCGACGATCCGTGACTCCACGGAACTCCTCGCGCTGGCCGGCAAGGCCGAGGTGGCCGGCAGCCGCCTCGCCCTCCTCTACGAGGCCGGGATCGGCATCGGTACGTCGCTCGACGTCGTGCGCACGGCCGAGGAGCTGGCCGGGCTCGCCGTTCCCGGCTTCGCGGACTTCGTCACCGTCGACCTCGCCGACCCCGTCCTGCACGGCGACGAGCCGAGCGGCACCAGGCTGGACCTGCGCCGGGTCGCGGTCAGCGGGATCCAGGAGGACCATCCCTTCTACCCGCGCGGCAAGCTGATCGACTTCGTCCCTTCGACCCCTCAGGCCCAGGGCTTCGGCAGCGGCCGGTCGCAGGTGGTGCCCGACCTGTCGGTCGCCCACGGCTGGCAGGCCCAGGACCCGGAATGGACGCGGCGGATCGTCGACCACGGCGTCCACTCGCTCCTCACCATTCCGGTGACCGCGCGTGGCATCATCCTGGGCGTCGCCAACTTCTGGCGGTCGCGCAAGCCCGGGCCGTTCGACGACGGGGACCGCTCGCTGGGCGAGGAACTGGTCGCACGGGCCGCGGTCAGCATCGACAACGCCCGCCGCTACACCCGCGAGCACGCGATGGCCGTGACCCTGCAGCGCAGCCTGCTGCCGCGCGCCCTGCCGGAGCAGAGTGCTCTCGACGTCGCGCACCGCTACCTGCCCGCACAGTCCGGAGTCAGCGGCGACTGGTTCGACGTGATTCCGCTGCCCGGCAGTCGGGTCGCCCTCGTCGTGGGCGACGTCGTCGGTCACGGGTTGCACGCCGCGGCCACCATGGGGCGCCTGCGCACCGCCGTGCACAACTTCTCCACCCTCGACCTCCCCCCGGACGAGCTGCTCGGTCACCTGGACGAGCTGGTGAACCGCATCGACCAGGAGGAGAGCGACAGCGGTACCGGGACGGGCGTCACCGGGGCCACCTGCCTGTACGCGATCTACGACCCGGTCTCCCGGCTCTGCACCATCGCGACGGCGGGACACCCCGTGCCCGCGCTGGTCGGGCTCGACGGCGGCGTCGTCTTCCCCGAGCTCCCCGTCGGCCCCCCGCTGGGGGTGGGCGGCATGCCGTTCGAGACGACGCAGGTGCGTCTGGCCGAAGGCACCCAGATCGTGCTCTACACGGACGGCCTGATCGAGGAGCGCACCCGCGACTTCGACGTCGGCATGGAGCTGCTGCGCGAGGCGCTCTCGCACCGCGACCGGCAGCCCGAGGAGAACTGCCGGGCCGTCCTCGACGCCCTGCTGCCCGAACGGCCGCAGGACGACGTCGCACTGCTGATCGCGAAGACCCGGGTGCTCGACGCCGACCGGATCGCCGAGCGCGAGGTCCCGTCCGATCCGGCCGCCGTCGCCGACGTGCGTGCGTGGATCACCGCGACGCTGGACCGGTGGGACCTGGCCGATCTGACGTTCGGCACCGAACTGGTTCTCAGCGAACTGGTCACCAACGCCATCCGCTACGGCTCCCCGCCGGTGCGGGTGAGGCTGCTGCGCGACCGCAGCCTGATCTGCGAGGTCACCGACGGCAGCAGCACCTCCCCGCACCTGAAGTACGCGGCGACGACGGACGAGGGCGGCCGCGGGCTCTTCCTGGTGGCCCAGCTCACCGAGCGCTGGGGCACCAGGTACACCTCGCAAGGCAAGATCATCTGGGCGGAGCAGCCACTCCCCGCCCCTGACGAGGCCCGGGCGTGA
- a CDS encoding CBM35 domain-containing protein: MKRSLRLWPLTTCAIVLAGLVLAPPAAQASTTATSASGGALAITPPMGYNNWASTGCSTNNPNAGDVGPSETLILSQATSLVSSGLAAKGYKTVTIDDCWMTGSRGADGNLVVDPAKFPNGMAHIGQQLHNQGLAFGIYEDIGNWTCGGFPGDYNHFQQDADLFASWGVDYVKLDGCNMPSADNNLAGYAKDYAAFAAALKNNASHRDMVFSNSAPAYFSIGPNDLSPWYSIIDASTASSQLWRSGYDVKMAHAAGNAWTKTGNQAGVLTQYGYNTELARYSGPGNWNDPDFLIPDQLTDAETRSQIALYSVTSAPLILSTDIPTLSAASLTALKNSDIVAVDQDALGAGAVRMSDGPANSGSGTELVAKPLSDGSLAAVVMNKGSATQTSYNLSLSALGLDTATSGCSYTVKDLWGNQGWTGNSSTASTGSVALANIVSHDNAMLKITPNSSCTAYSPTGQISSSPRGISSAPLCQERYGSTTAVDIAACTGATKQQWQMKADGTVRLVEPGAGGTAQCLTAPSGTTTSAVNGQSGMWLRVDTCGAAGDAGYQNWTYGRDGNLILAGSTANAGRCADVYGGTTGAPGTPVDLTVCAAAPDSLKAAQVWAAPVGATTYQADRAGTLGGQAQVSSCGTCPDGKLVGFIGGTTNSGTLTFANVKVATAGTYQLQIDYINGDTSARTDDITVNGGTATPVSFPTDNSWTTVQSKLVTVGLHAGTNTIKFSNPNGWAASVTTLSVPTLPTGRLYYADTAGTLGGGAQVADCSTCLDGKLVGNIGGTSNTGTLTLNVTAETAGTYQLQIDYINGDPAPRTGNITVNGGTANPVSFPSNGSWTVLQNKTVTVILQAGNNTVQFGNPTGWAASVSTVTV; the protein is encoded by the coding sequence TTGAAACGTTCTCTCCGACTCTGGCCGCTCACCACCTGCGCGATCGTGCTGGCCGGTCTGGTGCTGGCCCCGCCGGCCGCTCAGGCCTCGACCACCGCGACCAGTGCCTCGGGCGGCGCACTGGCCATCACTCCCCCCATGGGCTACAACAACTGGGCCAGCACGGGCTGTTCGACCAACAACCCGAACGCCGGCGACGTCGGACCGTCCGAGACGCTCATCCTGAGCCAGGCCACATCCCTGGTCAGTTCAGGCCTGGCCGCCAAGGGCTACAAGACGGTCACGATCGACGACTGCTGGATGACCGGCTCCCGCGGCGCAGACGGCAACCTGGTGGTGGACCCCGCCAAGTTCCCGAACGGCATGGCCCACATCGGCCAGCAGCTCCACAACCAAGGCCTGGCGTTCGGCATTTACGAAGACATCGGCAACTGGACCTGCGGCGGCTTCCCCGGCGACTACAACCATTTCCAGCAGGACGCCGACCTGTTCGCCTCCTGGGGTGTGGACTACGTCAAGCTGGACGGCTGCAACATGCCTTCGGCCGACAACAACCTCGCCGGCTACGCCAAGGACTACGCCGCCTTCGCCGCCGCGCTCAAGAACAACGCCAGCCACCGCGACATGGTCTTCTCCAACTCCGCCCCCGCCTACTTCTCCATCGGCCCGAACGACCTGAGCCCCTGGTACTCGATCATCGACGCCTCCACCGCCAGCAGCCAGCTCTGGCGCAGCGGATACGACGTGAAGATGGCCCACGCCGCCGGAAACGCCTGGACCAAGACCGGCAACCAGGCCGGCGTGCTGACCCAGTACGGCTACAACACCGAACTGGCCCGCTACTCCGGCCCCGGAAACTGGAACGACCCGGACTTCCTGATCCCCGACCAGCTGACCGACGCCGAGACCCGCAGCCAGATCGCGCTGTACTCGGTGACGTCGGCGCCGCTGATCCTGAGCACCGACATCCCCACCCTGTCCGCGGCTTCGCTGACCGCCCTGAAGAACTCCGACATCGTCGCCGTCGACCAGGACGCCCTGGGCGCCGGCGCGGTGCGGATGAGCGACGGACCGGCCAACTCCGGCAGCGGCACCGAGCTCGTCGCCAAGCCGCTGTCCGACGGCAGCCTGGCCGCCGTCGTGATGAACAAGGGCTCCGCAACCCAGACCAGCTACAACCTGAGCCTGTCCGCCCTCGGCCTGGACACGGCCACCAGCGGTTGCAGCTACACCGTCAAGGACTTGTGGGGCAACCAGGGCTGGACCGGCAACTCATCCACCGCCTCCACCGGATCGGTGGCGCTGGCGAACATCGTCAGCCACGACAACGCCATGCTGAAGATCACTCCGAACAGCAGCTGCACCGCGTACAGCCCCACGGGCCAGATATCCTCCAGCCCCCGCGGCATCAGCAGCGCCCCGCTGTGCCAGGAACGGTACGGGTCCACCACCGCGGTGGACATCGCCGCCTGCACCGGTGCGACCAAGCAGCAGTGGCAGATGAAGGCCGACGGCACCGTCCGTCTGGTGGAGCCCGGCGCAGGCGGAACCGCCCAGTGCCTGACCGCCCCGTCCGGCACCACGACCAGCGCCGTCAACGGCCAGTCCGGCATGTGGCTGCGGGTCGACACCTGCGGCGCCGCCGGGGACGCCGGTTACCAGAACTGGACCTACGGCCGCGACGGCAACCTGATCCTGGCCGGATCCACTGCCAACGCGGGCCGGTGCGCGGACGTCTACGGCGGAACCACCGGCGCCCCCGGCACTCCGGTCGACCTCACCGTCTGCGCGGCGGCCCCGGACTCCCTCAAGGCGGCCCAGGTCTGGGCGGCACCGGTCGGCGCCACCACCTATCAGGCCGACCGCGCCGGCACCCTCGGCGGCCAGGCGCAGGTCTCCTCCTGCGGCACCTGCCCCGACGGCAAGCTCGTCGGCTTCATCGGCGGCACCACCAACAGCGGCACCTTGACGTTCGCCAACGTCAAGGTCGCCACCGCCGGTACCTACCAGCTGCAGATCGACTACATCAACGGCGACACCAGCGCCCGCACCGACGACATCACCGTCAACGGCGGCACCGCGACCCCCGTCAGCTTCCCCACCGACAACAGCTGGACCACCGTCCAGTCGAAGCTGGTCACCGTCGGCCTGCACGCCGGCACCAACACCATCAAGTTCAGCAACCCCAACGGCTGGGCCGCATCCGTGACCACCCTCTCCGTCCCCACCCTCCCCACCGGCCGGCTGTACTACGCCGACACCGCCGGAACCCTCGGTGGTGGCGCCCAGGTGGCCGACTGCTCGACCTGCCTCGACGGCAAGCTGGTCGGCAACATCGGCGGCACGAGCAACACCGGCACTCTGACACTCAACGTCACCGCCGAAACCGCCGGCACCTACCAGCTGCAGATCGACTACATCAACGGCGACCCCGCCCCCCGGACCGGGAACATCACCGTCAACGGGGGCACCGCCAACCCCGTCAGCTTCCCCAGCAACGGCAGCTGGACCGTCCTGCAGAACAAGACCGTCACCGTCATCCTCCAAGCCGGAAACAACACCGTCCAGTTCGGCAATCCCACCGGCTGGGCCGCCTCCGTCTCCACCGTCACCGTCTGA
- a CDS encoding carbonic anhydrase, with translation MDNAPKIEPDDAFAMLLAGNRRFVAGVPEHPNQDAARRTETAPGQSPFAVLFGCSDSRLAAEIIFDRGLGDLFVVRTAGHVMGPEVLGSIEYGVSVLGSPLVIVLGHDSCGAVAATRAAVENGTTADGYVRDVIERVTPSVLAARAAGHTGDADFIAEHIRHTVDLLLDRSRTLADAVAAGRTAVVGLSYRLVDGSAHLVAARGLDRTAPPV, from the coding sequence ATGGACAACGCCCCGAAGATCGAGCCCGACGACGCCTTCGCGATGCTGCTGGCGGGCAACCGGCGGTTCGTCGCCGGCGTGCCCGAGCACCCGAACCAGGATGCCGCCCGACGCACCGAGACCGCACCGGGCCAGAGCCCGTTCGCGGTGCTGTTCGGCTGCTCCGACTCCCGACTGGCGGCGGAGATCATCTTCGACCGTGGCCTCGGTGACCTGTTCGTCGTCCGTACGGCCGGACACGTCATGGGCCCCGAGGTGCTGGGCAGCATCGAGTACGGGGTGAGCGTGCTGGGCTCCCCCCTGGTGATCGTGCTGGGTCACGACTCCTGCGGCGCAGTGGCTGCCACCCGCGCCGCCGTCGAAAACGGCACCACTGCGGACGGGTACGTACGGGACGTGATCGAGCGCGTGACACCCAGCGTGCTGGCAGCCCGAGCCGCCGGGCACACCGGGGACGCCGACTTCATCGCCGAGCACATACGACACACCGTCGACCTGCTGCTCGACCGCTCCCGCACGCTCGCCGACGCGGTCGCAGCCGGCCGCACGGCCGTGGTCGGCCTGTCCTACCGGCTGGTCGACGGCAGTGCCCACCTGGTCGCCGCCCGCGGCCTGGACAGGACGGCCCCGCCCGTCTGA
- a CDS encoding protein kinase domain-containing protein gives MAADRNAEGMRTQQAVFVGPHQLLRLLGAGGMGEVYLARSPGLRLLAVKVIRAEYAEDPQFQRRFQQEVEAARRVTGFHTPPVVDAEPRGRRPWMATSYLPAPDLAEVVLRFGTFGEAGARALGAALAEALAAIHAAGVVHRDLKPGNVLIARDGPRVIDFGISRAFDAAHLTRTGMVCGTPGYVAPERIVADSATTGAADVFSLGCLLVYVLTGRTPFGSGESAQVNRRVVYEEPDLSGVPATLLALVASCLAKDPARRPTAKAVLSALAPADPAALLSPSLLADLDTRERQAESDLGAPQADPPPLPVRTWQSLSRRGLFGLGAGLGAGVAAAVGVPLLLADRARSAGRAATVGKAVDAWGAAAAGSGPPPAAPAPLWSTPISGLTIGHQLSVLGATPVWWNQGQAATGFDGATGRQAWSRQDVQFFQVQNDLIYGTSPGFANLVWLNAGGESHQGPLTVPADQRGQAAMNLRVFGADSRTVVLARQTSLTGGGVLAGAELSSGAVLWEQEITQSMAVAMAHDMESMQGGSGSSMGLVADGRCYYEDSGVIHAVDLRTGTPHWQVTGLTSGGTGTPLRLLRTGELLLILRGTAVAALDPATGQQRWAAPAVPQAVFGCALGDGRLLLSGAQGSAYCLDVTTGKGLWHTTVMATTGAGTGVDFRTPSAGDGFFGVPLRDGTSGAAVLDAADGTIRWVAKAASDEGPWTTAAKGGTLYCGSATTLRAFRAGGA, from the coding sequence GTGGCGGCCGACAGGAACGCCGAGGGCATGCGGACGCAGCAGGCTGTGTTCGTGGGCCCGCACCAGTTGCTGCGGCTGCTGGGTGCAGGCGGGATGGGGGAGGTGTACCTGGCCCGTTCGCCCGGACTGCGACTGCTCGCGGTGAAGGTGATCAGGGCCGAGTACGCCGAGGACCCGCAGTTCCAGCGCCGCTTCCAGCAGGAGGTCGAGGCCGCGCGGCGGGTGACCGGGTTCCACACGCCGCCGGTGGTGGACGCGGAGCCGCGCGGTCGTCGGCCCTGGATGGCCACGTCCTACCTACCCGCGCCGGACCTCGCCGAGGTGGTCCTGCGGTTCGGCACCTTCGGCGAGGCGGGAGCACGGGCCCTCGGAGCCGCCCTCGCCGAGGCGTTGGCCGCGATCCACGCGGCGGGGGTGGTGCACCGTGACCTCAAACCGGGCAACGTGCTCATCGCGCGGGACGGCCCACGCGTCATCGACTTCGGGATCAGCCGCGCCTTCGACGCCGCGCACCTGACCCGGACCGGCATGGTGTGCGGCACACCCGGCTACGTCGCCCCCGAGCGGATCGTCGCCGACTCCGCCACCACCGGTGCGGCCGACGTGTTCTCGCTCGGCTGCCTGCTGGTGTACGTACTCACCGGCCGCACGCCGTTCGGCAGCGGTGAGTCCGCCCAGGTCAACCGGCGGGTCGTGTACGAGGAGCCGGACCTCTCCGGGGTGCCCGCCACGCTGCTCGCCCTGGTCGCCTCCTGCCTGGCCAAGGACCCTGCCCGACGGCCCACCGCGAAGGCCGTGCTGAGCGCACTGGCCCCGGCCGATCCGGCGGCGCTGCTGAGCCCGTCGCTGCTCGCCGACCTCGACACCCGGGAGCGGCAGGCGGAGAGCGATCTGGGCGCGCCGCAGGCCGACCCGCCCCCGCTGCCGGTGCGGACTTGGCAGTCGCTCAGCCGCCGCGGCCTGTTCGGGCTCGGCGCCGGGCTCGGCGCGGGTGTGGCCGCCGCCGTCGGCGTGCCGCTGCTGCTCGCCGATCGCGCCCGGTCGGCCGGTCGCGCGGCGACGGTGGGCAAGGCCGTGGACGCGTGGGGAGCCGCAGCGGCAGGCTCCGGCCCGCCGCCCGCCGCTCCGGCACCACTGTGGAGCACTCCGATCAGCGGTCTGACGATCGGCCACCAACTGTCCGTGCTCGGCGCCACCCCGGTGTGGTGGAACCAGGGGCAGGCCGCGACCGGCTTCGACGGGGCGACGGGGCGTCAGGCCTGGTCCCGGCAGGACGTGCAGTTCTTCCAGGTGCAGAACGACCTGATCTACGGAACGTCCCCGGGCTTCGCGAACCTGGTGTGGCTGAACGCCGGGGGCGAGAGCCACCAGGGCCCGCTCACCGTGCCCGCCGATCAGCGCGGCCAAGCCGCGATGAACCTGCGGGTCTTCGGCGCGGACAGCCGGACGGTGGTGCTCGCCCGCCAGACCTCCCTCACCGGTGGCGGGGTCCTGGCCGGCGCGGAGCTGAGCAGCGGGGCGGTGCTGTGGGAGCAGGAGATCACCCAGAGCATGGCGGTTGCCATGGCCCACGACATGGAGAGCATGCAGGGCGGTTCGGGCAGCTCGATGGGCCTGGTGGCCGACGGCCGCTGCTACTACGAGGACAGCGGTGTCATCCACGCGGTCGACCTGCGCACCGGCACGCCCCACTGGCAGGTCACCGGCCTCACGTCAGGGGGCACCGGGACACCCTTGCGGCTGCTGCGCACCGGCGAACTGCTGCTGATCCTCCGCGGCACCGCGGTCGCCGCGCTGGACCCGGCCACCGGGCAGCAGCGCTGGGCGGCTCCCGCCGTCCCGCAGGCGGTCTTCGGCTGCGCCCTCGGCGACGGCCGGCTGCTGCTCTCCGGGGCCCAGGGCAGCGCCTACTGTCTGGACGTCACGACCGGCAAGGGGTTGTGGCACACCACCGTGATGGCGACGACCGGGGCGGGCACAGGCGTCGACTTCCGGACACCGTCGGCCGGGGACGGCTTCTTCGGTGTGCCCCTGCGTGACGGAACGTCCGGGGCAGCCGTCCTGGACGCAGCCGACGGCACGATCCGCTGGGTGGCGAAGGCCGCCTCCGACGAAGGCCCGTGGACCACCGCGGCCAAGGGCGGAACGCTCTACTGCGGCTCCGCCACCACGCTGCGCGCCTTCCGGGCAGGCGGCGCATGA
- a CDS encoding dienelactone hydrolase family protein, with protein sequence MTMTTRTVEYPADGLTMIGHLAVPAGVGRRPAVLLGPEGMGLSDVERHRADALAELGYVALAFDLHGGRYLGDPEEMLARCMPLLADPDRMRDIGHAALDVLRAEPRTDPDRIAAVGYGTGGAIALELGRDGVDLRAIGTVNAVTTGRPGEAARIGCPVWAGVGSDDPIMPPAQRDAFTAEMQAAGVDWRLVVYGGALHAFHHPPVDHPVVPGVGHHPRHAQRAWRDVVDLLAECLPVTQ encoded by the coding sequence ATGACGATGACGACGCGCACGGTCGAGTACCCGGCCGACGGCCTGACGATGATCGGGCACCTCGCCGTCCCGGCCGGTGTCGGCCGCCGGCCCGCGGTGCTGCTCGGACCCGAGGGCATGGGGCTCAGCGACGTCGAGCGCCACCGGGCCGATGCCCTCGCCGAGCTGGGATACGTGGCGCTGGCCTTCGACCTTCACGGAGGGCGCTATCTGGGTGACCCCGAGGAGATGCTGGCCCGATGCATGCCGCTGCTCGCCGACCCCGACCGGATGCGGGACATCGGCCACGCGGCACTCGACGTGCTGCGCGCCGAACCGCGGACCGACCCCGATCGGATCGCCGCCGTCGGCTACGGCACCGGGGGCGCCATCGCGCTGGAACTCGGCCGTGACGGCGTCGACCTGCGCGCGATCGGGACGGTCAACGCAGTGACCACGGGCCGACCGGGTGAGGCGGCGCGCATCGGCTGCCCGGTGTGGGCCGGGGTCGGGTCGGACGACCCGATCATGCCGCCCGCGCAACGGGACGCGTTCACCGCCGAGATGCAGGCCGCGGGCGTCGACTGGCGGCTCGTGGTCTACGGCGGCGCCTTGCACGCGTTCCACCACCCGCCGGTCGACCACCCCGTGGTCCCCGGCGTCGGCCATCACCCACGCCACGCGCAGCGAGCCTGGCGCGACGTCGTCGATCTGCTCGCCGAGTGCCTTCCCGTAACGCAATGA